The Noviherbaspirillum saxi genome includes a window with the following:
- a CDS encoding response regulator yields the protein MTTVLVVDDSKVSRMLSRQFLLQKQPGWIIAEAASGEEAIERLDTVTPNLVLLDLNMPGMGGLAAVEKIQAKCPTARITLLTANVQDSIRDKARIMGIGFAEKPITEARIDQIIASFKDS from the coding sequence ATGACAACCGTATTGGTGGTGGACGACAGCAAGGTGTCGCGCATGCTGTCCCGGCAATTCCTCTTGCAGAAGCAACCGGGATGGATTATTGCCGAGGCGGCCAGCGGCGAAGAAGCGATCGAAAGGCTTGATACCGTCACGCCGAACCTGGTGCTGCTGGATCTGAACATGCCCGGAATGGGTGGCCTGGCGGCTGTCGAAAAAATCCAGGCCAAATGCCCGACCGCACGCATTACGCTGTTGACTGCCAATGTCCAGGATTCCATCCGCGACAAGGCTAGGATCATGGGCATCGGCTTTGCCGAAAAGCCGATTACCGAAGCCCGTATCGACCAGATCATCGCTTCCTTCAAAGACTCGTAA
- the rpiA gene encoding ribose-5-phosphate isomerase RpiA: protein MTQDELKQAVARAAIEYVPSGEIIGVGTGSTANFFIDELGKIKDRVKGAVASSEATAERLRSHGIPVLDLNEVESMSVYIDGADEITATGAMIKGGGAALTREKIVASVARQFICIADGSKLVDVLGNFPLPVEVIPMAQAAVARRLKALGGEPRLRMKDGKPLLTDNGCMIIDLHGLKIADPTQLEAEINNIVGVVTVGLFAQRGADVALLGTADGVKKLTF, encoded by the coding sequence ATGACCCAAGACGAACTGAAACAAGCCGTGGCACGCGCCGCGATCGAATATGTCCCTTCCGGCGAAATCATCGGTGTCGGCACCGGTTCCACCGCCAATTTTTTCATTGATGAACTCGGCAAGATCAAGGACCGCGTCAAGGGTGCGGTCGCATCATCCGAGGCAACCGCCGAGCGCCTGCGCTCGCACGGGATTCCGGTGCTGGACCTGAACGAGGTGGAATCGATGTCCGTCTATATCGACGGCGCAGACGAAATTACGGCCACGGGTGCAATGATCAAGGGCGGCGGGGCTGCCCTGACGCGTGAAAAGATCGTCGCTTCTGTCGCGCGCCAGTTCATTTGTATCGCCGACGGTTCCAAGTTGGTCGATGTGCTCGGCAACTTCCCCTTGCCTGTCGAAGTGATCCCGATGGCACAGGCCGCCGTCGCGCGGCGCCTGAAGGCCCTGGGCGGCGAACCGCGCCTGCGTATGAAGGACGGCAAGCCGTTGCTGACAGATAACGGTTGCATGATTATCGACCTGCATGGCCTGAAAATCGCGGATCCGACGCAACTGGAAGCCGAGATCAACAACATCGTCGGCGTGGTGACGGTCGGCTTGTTTGCGCAACGCGGTGCGGATGTGGCCTTGCTGGGCACTGCGGACGGCGTGAAGAAATTGACGTTCTGA
- a CDS encoding oxidative damage protection protein codes for MARTVHCVKLNKEAEGLDFPPYPGELGKRIYESVSKEAWAGWLKHQTMLVNENRLNLADARARKYLATQMENHFFGSGADAASGYVPPTE; via the coding sequence ATGGCCCGCACGGTCCACTGCGTCAAGCTGAACAAGGAAGCCGAAGGACTCGATTTCCCGCCTTATCCCGGCGAACTCGGCAAACGGATTTATGAAAGCGTTTCGAAAGAAGCCTGGGCCGGCTGGCTCAAGCACCAGACCATGCTGGTCAATGAAAACCGGCTGAACCTCGCCGATGCGCGCGCCCGCAAGTATCTGGCGACCCAGATGGAGAATCATTTCTTCGGTTCCGGTGCGGATGCCGCATCGGGCTACGTGCCGCCGACGGAATAA
- the argA gene encoding amino-acid N-acetyltransferase, giving the protein MENPIQFVQWLRSVAPYIHAFRGKTFVVAFPGELVMSGALPVLAQDLSLLHALGIRVVIVHGSRPQVEEQLGLRNLKARYHNGLRITDAPAMECVKEAAGELRLDIEAAFSQGLPNTPMAHAAIRIISGNFVTARPIGVIDGVDLEFTGVARKIAYETLGPILSAGGLVLLSPLGFSPTGEAFNLTMEDVAVSAASALRADKLIFITETPLMTDADGRDVRELTAAQADALLRASVLPPDTAFYLRHCVKASRSGVPRSHIVPFEMDGSALLEIFTHDGVGTMVSTENLETLREATIEDVGGILKLIEPLEADGTLVKRGRELIEREIDYFSVIEHDGVIFGCAALYPFPAEKMAEMACLTVNPEVQSQGDGERILKHMENRARAAGFEKLFVLTTRTAHWFMKRGFVPATVDDLPKDRQHMYNWQRKSLVLVKQL; this is encoded by the coding sequence ATGGAAAATCCAATACAGTTCGTACAATGGTTGCGCTCGGTTGCGCCGTATATTCACGCATTTCGCGGCAAGACCTTCGTGGTGGCGTTTCCGGGCGAACTGGTGATGTCCGGCGCCCTGCCCGTCCTTGCGCAAGACTTGTCGTTACTGCATGCGCTGGGGATCAGGGTCGTGATCGTGCACGGCTCGCGACCCCAGGTCGAAGAACAGCTCGGCTTGCGCAATCTGAAAGCGCGCTATCACAACGGTCTGCGCATTACCGATGCGCCGGCGATGGAATGCGTCAAGGAAGCCGCCGGCGAACTGCGCCTCGATATCGAGGCCGCTTTCAGCCAGGGCTTGCCCAACACGCCGATGGCCCATGCGGCTATCCGTATCATTTCCGGCAACTTTGTGACGGCGCGCCCGATTGGCGTGATCGATGGCGTCGACCTTGAATTTACCGGGGTGGCGCGCAAGATTGCCTATGAGACCTTGGGCCCGATCTTAAGTGCCGGCGGCCTGGTTCTTTTGTCGCCGCTGGGCTTTTCGCCGACCGGCGAAGCGTTCAACCTGACCATGGAAGACGTGGCAGTCTCGGCGGCAAGCGCGCTGCGCGCCGACAAGCTGATTTTCATTACCGAAACGCCCTTGATGACCGACGCCGATGGTCGCGACGTGCGGGAACTGACCGCCGCGCAGGCGGATGCCCTGCTGCGCGCCAGCGTACTTCCGCCCGACACCGCGTTCTACCTGCGGCATTGCGTCAAGGCTTCGCGCAGTGGCGTGCCGCGCTCGCATATCGTCCCGTTCGAGATGGATGGTTCTGCCCTGCTGGAAATCTTTACGCACGACGGCGTGGGCACAATGGTCAGTACCGAAAATCTCGAAACCTTGCGCGAGGCAACCATTGAGGATGTCGGCGGCATCCTCAAATTGATTGAACCGCTGGAAGCCGACGGCACGCTGGTCAAGCGCGGACGCGAACTGATCGAGCGCGAAATCGATTATTTCTCGGTCATCGAGCACGACGGCGTCATTTTCGGCTGTGCGGCACTTTACCCTTTCCCTGCAGAAAAGATGGCGGAAATGGCATGCCTGACGGTGAATCCGGAAGTGCAAAGCCAGGGCGATGGCGAACGCATCCTCAAGCACATGGAAAACCGGGCGCGTGCGGCCGGCTTCGAAAAGCTGTTCGTGCTGACGACACGCACCGCACACTGGTTCATGAAACGCGGATTCGTCCCGGCCACCGTCGACGACCTGCCGAAAGACAGACAACACATGTATAACTGGCAACGCAAATCGCTGGTACTAGTCAAGCAACTTTGA
- the hrpA gene encoding ATP-dependent RNA helicase HrpA gives MSAPEQAQKTSQKPRHSQPKAAPAAAEIVRNPLPPITFPEELPVSGRRREIADALRTNQVIIVSGETGSGKTTQLPKICLELGRGQKGLIGHTQPRRIAASSTAKRIAQELGTPLGEHVGFKVRFTDTLSKGASVKLMTDGILLAETQTDPLLRQYDTIIIDEAHERSLNIDFLLGYLKQLLSKRPDLKIIITSATIDADRFARHFAKGDKLAPVIEVSGRLYPVEVRYRPVEPSEKNEGRPSAQKEQRDLMDAVVDAVDELARIGSGDVLVFLPGEREIRDAAEALRKHHPPHVEILPLFARLSVQEQERVFKTSNARRIVLATNVAETSLTVPGIRYVVDAGLARVKRYSYRNKVEQLQIEAVAQSAANQRAGRCGRVAAGVCIRLYDEQDYLQRPKFTDPEILRSSLAAVILRMKSLRLTDVETFPFIEPPMGRAIADGYQLLQELGAVDDANQLTPLGRQLAKLPLDPRVGRMILAARDNAALSEVLIIASALSVQDPRERPVEAQDAADNAHKKFADDKSEFLTYLKIWKWFEEAIEHKKSNRQLMDNCRANFLSQLRLREWRDVHSQLLTLVREQGWRLNESPATYEQLHTALLTGLLGNVGYKADDEPHYLGARGIRFYIWPGSSLAKKSGRWIIGAELVETTRLYARCIAQIQPEWLERVGGHLLKKSYGDPRWEKRSAQVIASERATLYGLVVYSQRRINFGHINPEEARNIFIRSALVGGEYETRAPFLAHNQKLVREIENLEHKSRRLDVLVDEELIAAFYDKLIPKEIHAGIAFEKWLKEATAKEPKLLHLNRDDLMRHEAAGITTDLFPKTMTVAGVAMTLSYHFEPGSTRDGVTLAVPLYVLNQVSADRCEWLVPGMLKEKVHLLLKSLPQKLRRHCVPLPDYAAGFCERTDFGKGNLLDTVIADVREQTGVTPKTTDFKLETLPAHHFMNFKIIDEHGRQLEMGRNLSQLQAEFGGQARESFQKIAEKTAVASGTGDGSPNPVQALSSTVQAAQGTTSKTAGADQQNLTSWSFGELPELLEIQQGKQSLIGFPALVDKTSHCDLEVFDDPAEAARVHRAGLRKLFALQLKEQIKFLEKNIPNVQQMGMQYMTLGSQEELRDQIIQAALERACMQDPLPKNAQEFSQRKDEGKSRIGLLVNEIARLAAQVLAEYYTLPKKLQGAKAHAASAADMQSQLQALVGKRFIADNDYIQLSHFPRYLKAINVRLEKLRADAVRDTRLMAEWTLVAAPWQRALKDRQKSGDPKMTEFRWLLEELRVSLFAQELRTPMPVSVKRLQKVWESMQR, from the coding sequence ATGTCAGCACCAGAACAAGCCCAAAAAACATCGCAAAAGCCGCGCCATTCGCAGCCGAAAGCAGCTCCAGCTGCCGCAGAGATCGTGCGCAATCCGCTGCCGCCGATCACCTTTCCTGAAGAACTGCCGGTATCGGGCAGGCGCCGCGAGATTGCCGACGCGCTGCGAACAAATCAGGTCATCATCGTTTCCGGCGAGACCGGTTCGGGCAAGACCACGCAATTGCCGAAAATCTGCCTGGAACTCGGACGCGGCCAGAAAGGCCTGATCGGCCACACCCAGCCGCGCCGGATCGCCGCATCTTCCACCGCCAAGCGGATTGCGCAGGAACTCGGCACGCCTCTGGGCGAACATGTCGGCTTCAAGGTGCGCTTCACCGATACGCTATCCAAGGGCGCATCCGTCAAACTGATGACCGACGGCATCCTGCTGGCGGAGACGCAGACCGATCCGCTGCTCAGGCAATACGACACCATCATCATCGACGAGGCGCATGAGCGCAGCCTCAACATCGACTTCCTGCTGGGCTACCTCAAGCAGCTCTTGTCAAAGCGGCCGGACCTGAAAATCATCATTACCTCGGCTACCATTGACGCCGATCGTTTTGCGCGCCACTTCGCCAAGGGCGACAAACTGGCGCCGGTGATCGAAGTCTCCGGCCGGCTTTATCCGGTGGAGGTGCGCTACCGGCCGGTCGAGCCGTCGGAAAAGAACGAAGGCAGGCCGTCCGCACAGAAAGAGCAGCGCGACCTGATGGATGCGGTGGTTGATGCGGTGGACGAACTGGCGCGCATCGGATCGGGCGACGTGCTGGTATTTCTGCCGGGCGAGCGTGAAATCCGCGATGCCGCCGAAGCCTTGCGCAAGCATCATCCGCCGCATGTCGAGATCCTGCCGCTGTTCGCGCGTCTGTCGGTGCAGGAACAGGAGCGGGTATTCAAGACCTCGAACGCACGGCGCATCGTGCTGGCGACCAACGTAGCGGAAACCTCGCTGACGGTACCGGGCATCCGTTATGTGGTCGATGCCGGACTGGCGCGCGTCAAGCGTTACAGTTATCGCAACAAGGTCGAACAGTTGCAAATCGAAGCGGTCGCGCAATCGGCGGCGAATCAGCGCGCCGGTCGCTGCGGCCGGGTCGCTGCTGGTGTCTGCATCCGCTTGTACGATGAGCAGGATTACCTGCAGCGTCCGAAGTTCACCGACCCGGAAATCCTGCGCTCGTCGCTGGCCGCCGTCATTCTCCGCATGAAATCGCTGAGGCTGACCGATGTCGAGACTTTTCCTTTCATCGAACCGCCGATGGGCCGCGCGATCGCCGACGGCTATCAGCTGTTGCAGGAACTCGGTGCGGTCGACGATGCAAACCAGTTGACGCCGCTGGGCAGGCAGCTCGCCAAGCTGCCGCTCGATCCGCGCGTCGGCCGCATGATTCTCGCGGCGCGAGACAATGCGGCATTGAGCGAGGTGCTGATCATCGCCTCCGCGCTGTCGGTGCAGGATCCGCGCGAGCGCCCGGTCGAAGCGCAGGATGCAGCCGACAATGCACACAAGAAGTTCGCCGATGACAAGTCCGAATTCCTGACCTACCTGAAAATCTGGAAGTGGTTCGAGGAAGCGATCGAACACAAGAAATCGAACCGGCAATTGATGGACAACTGCCGCGCCAACTTCCTGTCGCAACTGCGGCTGCGCGAATGGCGCGACGTGCATTCGCAATTGCTCACGCTGGTGCGCGAGCAGGGCTGGCGGCTCAATGAATCGCCCGCCACCTATGAGCAATTGCATACCGCACTGCTGACCGGCTTGCTGGGCAATGTCGGATACAAGGCTGACGACGAACCGCATTATCTTGGCGCGCGCGGCATCAGGTTTTATATTTGGCCGGGATCGAGCCTGGCGAAGAAATCCGGACGCTGGATCATTGGTGCGGAACTGGTCGAGACGACACGCCTGTATGCGCGCTGTATCGCGCAGATTCAGCCGGAGTGGCTGGAGCGCGTTGGCGGCCATCTGCTGAAGAAATCCTATGGCGACCCGCGCTGGGAAAAGCGTAGCGCGCAGGTTATCGCCAGCGAGCGCGCCACGTTGTATGGGCTGGTCGTCTATAGCCAGCGCCGCATCAATTTCGGTCATATCAATCCGGAAGAGGCGCGCAATATTTTCATACGTAGCGCGCTGGTCGGCGGCGAGTATGAAACGCGTGCACCTTTTCTTGCCCATAACCAGAAGCTGGTGCGCGAAATCGAAAACCTCGAACACAAGTCGCGCCGGCTCGACGTCCTGGTGGACGAGGAACTGATCGCGGCGTTTTACGACAAGCTGATTCCGAAAGAAATCCATGCCGGCATCGCGTTCGAGAAGTGGCTGAAGGAAGCGACCGCAAAGGAGCCGAAACTCCTTCATCTCAATCGTGATGACCTGATGCGCCACGAAGCCGCCGGCATCACGACCGACCTGTTCCCGAAGACGATGACGGTGGCTGGTGTCGCGATGACGTTGTCATATCACTTCGAGCCAGGCAGTACGCGCGATGGCGTAACGCTCGCCGTGCCGTTGTACGTACTGAACCAGGTGTCGGCTGACCGTTGCGAATGGCTGGTGCCGGGCATGCTGAAGGAAAAAGTGCATCTGCTGCTGAAGTCGCTGCCGCAAAAATTGCGCCGGCATTGCGTCCCGCTGCCGGATTACGCGGCAGGCTTCTGCGAACGCACCGATTTCGGCAAGGGCAACCTGCTCGATACCGTGATCGCCGATGTGCGCGAACAGACCGGCGTCACGCCGAAAACGACGGATTTCAAGCTGGAGACACTGCCTGCCCACCATTTCATGAACTTCAAGATTATTGACGAACATGGACGGCAGCTGGAAATGGGGCGTAATCTCTCCCAGCTGCAGGCCGAATTCGGCGGACAGGCGCGCGAAAGTTTTCAAAAGATTGCGGAAAAAACCGCCGTTGCTTCAGGGACGGGCGACGGCTCCCCCAACCCTGTGCAGGCATTGTCTTCAACCGTGCAGGCTGCTCAGGGCACGACCTCCAAAACGGCGGGAGCAGACCAGCAAAATCTTACCTCCTGGTCGTTCGGCGAACTGCCTGAGCTGCTGGAAATTCAGCAAGGCAAGCAAAGCCTGATAGGTTTTCCGGCGCTGGTCGACAAGACCAGCCACTGCGATCTTGAAGTCTTTGACGATCCGGCGGAAGCGGCGCGCGTGCATCGTGCCGGCCTGCGCAAGCTGTTTGCGCTCCAGCTCAAGGAACAGATCAAGTTCCTGGAAAAGAATATTCCGAATGTGCAGCAAATGGGCATGCAATATATGACGCTGGGCTCGCAGGAAGAATTGCGTGACCAGATCATCCAGGCCGCGCTGGAGCGCGCCTGCATGCAGGATCCGTTGCCAAAAAATGCACAGGAATTCAGCCAGCGCAAGGATGAGGGCAAATCGCGGATCGGCTTGCTGGTCAACGAAATTGCCAGGCTTGCCGCGCAAGTATTGGCCGAGTACTACACGCTGCCCAAGAAACTGCAAGGCGCCAAGGCGCATGCGGCCAGTGCGGCCGACATGCAGTCGCAACTGCAGGCGTTGGTAGGCAAGCGCTTCATCGCCGACAACGATTACATACAGCTCAGCCATTTTCCGCGTTATCTCAAGGCAATCAATGTCAGGCTGGAAAAACTGCGCGCCGATGCCGTCCGCGATACGCGTCTGATGGCCGAATGGACACTGGTGGCAGCACCCTGGCAGCGCGCGTTGAAGGACCGGCAAAAGAGCGGTGATCCCAAGATGACCGAATTCCGCTGGCTGCTGGAAGAACTGCGGGTATCGCTGTTTGCGCAGGAACTACGTACTCCGATGCCGGTCTCGGTCAAGCGACTGCAGAAGGTGTGGGAGTCGATGCAGCGCTGA
- a CDS encoding NAD(P)/FAD-dependent oxidoreductase, giving the protein MKHVILGNGPAGVIAAETLRKNAPADEIVLIGDELDMPYSRMSIPNLISGEISETGMHLRRDKDYFSRLHITQRFGRAAHISSRTRTVKMEDGSVEDFDKLLIATGSRPRVPPIPGIEFPGVHACWTLDDARQIVQLARPRSRVVLIGAGFIGCLMMEALASRGVDLTVVEKRDRMMAGALSKGAGDIVQRWCEKKGVKVRISTRVVAIGSNSLQQIGSPRIVRLSNGVQLQADLVVYCTGSTPNIDFLRGSGIKFVQGVMVDASMQTNIPGIYAAGDCAETFDEASGHNIIAGVQPNAADQAYCAALNMSDKHAFQRGVRHIDVFDTMGLVSLSFGHWQGIRGGQWVEVADDAHFRYMRLEFSRDILIGCNVVGNTEHANILRGLIQHQVRLGEWKDRLLQDPTLLKQAYAECAQQQFVDQASTFHTPYGSPPEPVSQSV; this is encoded by the coding sequence ATGAAACACGTCATCCTCGGCAATGGACCGGCCGGTGTGATCGCCGCCGAAACCCTGCGCAAGAATGCGCCCGCCGACGAGATCGTGCTGATCGGCGACGAACTGGACATGCCTTATTCCCGCATGTCCATTCCCAATCTGATTTCCGGCGAGATCAGCGAGACCGGCATGCACCTGCGCCGCGATAAGGATTATTTCTCTCGTCTGCACATAACACAGCGTTTCGGAAGAGCCGCGCATATCAGCAGCCGCACGCGCACGGTAAAGATGGAAGACGGCAGCGTAGAGGATTTCGACAAGCTCCTGATCGCAACCGGCTCTCGTCCTCGTGTTCCTCCGATTCCGGGAATAGAATTTCCCGGCGTGCATGCATGCTGGACATTGGACGATGCCCGACAGATTGTCCAGCTCGCCCGTCCGCGTTCGCGGGTCGTACTGATAGGCGCAGGTTTCATTGGTTGCCTGATGATGGAAGCGTTGGCCTCGCGAGGCGTCGACCTGACCGTGGTCGAAAAGCGCGACCGCATGATGGCGGGCGCCCTGAGCAAGGGCGCGGGAGATATCGTGCAGCGCTGGTGCGAGAAAAAAGGCGTGAAAGTCCGTATCTCTACACGCGTCGTTGCGATCGGCAGCAACAGTCTTCAGCAGATCGGCTCGCCGCGCATTGTGCGCCTGTCCAATGGCGTGCAATTGCAGGCCGACCTGGTGGTGTACTGTACCGGCAGCACCCCTAATATCGATTTCCTACGGGGCAGCGGTATCAAGTTCGTGCAGGGCGTGATGGTCGATGCCTCCATGCAGACCAATATTCCCGGCATCTATGCGGCGGGCGATTGCGCGGAAACCTTCGACGAGGCAAGCGGGCACAATATCATCGCGGGCGTGCAGCCGAATGCTGCCGACCAAGCCTATTGCGCCGCGCTTAACATGAGCGACAAGCATGCGTTCCAGCGTGGAGTACGACATATCGACGTGTTCGACACGATGGGTCTGGTCTCGTTGTCGTTCGGGCACTGGCAAGGCATACGCGGCGGACAATGGGTCGAAGTCGCCGACGATGCGCATTTTCGCTACATGCGGCTGGAATTCAGCCGCGACATCCTGATCGGCTGCAATGTGGTCGGCAATACCGAGCATGCCAACATCCTGCGCGGCCTGATCCAGCATCAGGTCCGGCTGGGCGAATGGAAGGACCGCCTGCTGCAAGACCCGACGCTGCTCAAGCAGGCCTATGCCGAATGCGCGCAACAGCAGTTCGTCGATCAGGCATCGACCTTCCACACGCCTTACGGCTCGCCGCCGGAGCCGGTCAGTCAGTCCGTCTAG
- the dcd gene encoding dCTP deaminase, which yields MSIKSDKWIRRMAQEHDMIEPFEAGQVRSVDGHKIVSYGTSSYGYDIRCADEFKIFTNINSTIVDPKNFDEKSFVDFKGDVCIIPPNSFALARTVEYFRIPRSVLTICLGKSTYARCGIIVNVTPFEPEWEGYVTLEFSNTTPLPAKIYAGEGCAQVLFFESDEICETSYKDRGGKYQGQRGVTLPKT from the coding sequence ATGAGCATCAAATCCGACAAGTGGATCCGGCGCATGGCGCAAGAGCACGACATGATCGAACCTTTCGAAGCCGGCCAGGTGCGCAGCGTCGACGGCCACAAAATCGTCAGCTACGGCACGTCGTCCTATGGCTACGATATCCGCTGCGCCGACGAATTCAAGATTTTCACCAACATCAACAGCACCATCGTCGATCCGAAAAACTTCGACGAAAAATCCTTTGTCGATTTCAAGGGCGACGTCTGCATCATTCCGCCGAATTCCTTTGCACTGGCGCGCACGGTCGAATACTTCCGTATTCCGCGCAGCGTACTGACCATCTGCCTCGGCAAATCGACCTATGCCCGCTGCGGCATCATCGTCAACGTTACGCCGTTCGAGCCGGAATGGGAGGGTTACGTGACACTGGAATTTTCGAACACGACGCCGTTGCCTGCAAAGATCTACGCGGGCGAGGGTTGTGCGCAGGTGTTGTTTTTCGAAAGCGACGAAATCTGCGAAACCTCGTACAAGGATCGCGGCGGCAAGTATCAGGGACAGCGCGGCGTCACCCTGCCCAAGACCTGA
- a CDS encoding DUF1501 domain-containing protein: MSRKIDASRRNFLRNASVMSLVGASGVPFALNLLTMGAAAAQTTSDYKAIVCLFLSGGNDHANTVLATDPTSWTSYTSVRTTSEAGSIALPAVGMAGGILPVVPNTVQTGREFGLHPSLGPLKDLFDAGRAGIVANVGPLIMPTTRAQYRAQSVALPPKLFSHNDQQSLWQSYKPEGATFGWGGRMGDLLASMNTNTTFTSISASGNAVFLAGQTINQYQVNASGAVPIGGITGSLFGAPAGSNPLQAIVAGSRANVFERDHAAIVKRSIDAQGVLSTAMLPAGASGVADPTQYTNPNTGALANNSLATQLQTVARVIGGRGGLGARRQIFFVSMGGFDTHDFEKTNHSDLMAKLAHALSYFDTTLSTLGGADLRSQVTLFTASDFGRTFTSNGDGTDHGWGSHHFVVGGAVKGKDIYGTFPVTGLNHDQDVGSGSLLPAISVDQYGGTMAKWFGLSDTQIADVFPNIVNFPNRDLGFMA; this comes from the coding sequence ATGTCTCGTAAAATCGACGCCTCTCGCCGCAACTTCCTGCGAAATGCTTCCGTCATGTCCTTGGTTGGCGCCTCAGGAGTACCGTTCGCGCTCAATCTGCTGACCATGGGCGCGGCTGCCGCGCAAACCACCAGCGATTACAAGGCCATCGTTTGCCTGTTTCTATCCGGCGGCAACGACCACGCCAACACTGTGCTGGCGACCGACCCGACTTCATGGACTTCTTACACATCGGTACGCACCACGAGCGAAGCAGGCTCGATTGCCTTGCCTGCAGTGGGTATGGCAGGCGGTATACTGCCCGTGGTACCTAACACCGTGCAGACGGGCCGCGAGTTCGGCTTGCATCCCAGCCTCGGTCCACTGAAGGATCTGTTCGATGCAGGCCGCGCTGGCATTGTCGCCAATGTCGGCCCGCTGATCATGCCGACCACGCGCGCGCAATACAGGGCGCAAAGCGTGGCCCTGCCGCCCAAGCTGTTCTCGCATAACGACCAGCAATCGTTATGGCAATCCTACAAGCCGGAAGGCGCGACCTTCGGCTGGGGCGGCCGCATGGGCGACCTGCTGGCATCGATGAATACCAACACGACCTTCACGTCGATCTCGGCATCGGGCAATGCGGTATTTCTCGCCGGCCAGACCATCAATCAATATCAGGTCAATGCATCCGGTGCGGTGCCCATCGGCGGGATCACCGGTTCGCTGTTCGGCGCGCCGGCCGGTTCGAACCCATTGCAGGCCATTGTGGCCGGATCGCGCGCGAATGTGTTTGAACGCGACCATGCGGCCATCGTCAAGCGCTCGATCGACGCCCAAGGCGTGCTGAGCACTGCCATGCTACCGGCCGGTGCCAGCGGTGTCGCGGATCCGACGCAATATACGAATCCGAATACCGGAGCACTGGCCAATAATTCGCTTGCCACGCAGTTGCAGACAGTGGCACGGGTAATCGGCGGCAGAGGCGGTCTCGGTGCACGCCGGCAGATATTCTTCGTCAGCATGGGCGGCTTCGATACCCACGACTTCGAAAAGACCAACCATTCAGACCTGATGGCCAAGCTTGCGCATGCGCTGTCCTACTTCGACACCACGCTGTCGACGCTGGGCGGTGCGGACTTGCGCAGTCAGGTCACCTTGTTCACCGCGTCCGATTTTGGCCGCACCTTCACCAGCAATGGCGACGGCACGGACCACGGATGGGGCTCGCATCACTTCGTTGTCGGCGGTGCGGTCAAAGGCAAGGATATCTACGGCACCTTCCCGGTGACAGGCCTGAACCACGACCAGGACGTCGGCTCCGGCAGCCTGCTGCCTGCGATCTCGGTGGATCAGTATGGCGGCACGATGGCGAAGTGGTTCGGGCTCAGCGATACGCAGATTGCGGACGTGTTTCCGAACATTGTGAATTTCCCGAACCGGGATCTCGGGTTTATGGCATGA